One region of bacterium genomic DNA includes:
- a CDS encoding DUF1343 domain-containing protein, with product MLLPALSLFSQSPQPVRTGLDQVVADSFRVFQGKRVGLITNQTGVDRSGRHIADLFHQAAGVKLVALFGPEHGIRGDAEAGAQVGSYTDSATGVPVYSLYGAHNRPTPEMLADLDALVFDIQDVGARFYTYISTMALALAAAAQADLEFYVLDRPNPLGDRVEGPVLAAEHRSFVGIHPIALQHGMTVGELARLFWGEDWIAAVQDSGGSQSPAWSKLQVIPVANWRRQQVYSATGLAWIPPSPNMPTAATALLYPGVCLLEATNVSEGRGTAAPFSLIGAPWLDAEALALRLQNAVAGIALEPATFVPVDLPGKAMNPKYEGQTCAGLALRVTDPEKFAAVKFGVALLHSLHQLHPAEFRMRADGMARLAGVRWLQEMIEANAPLTEIWQRLEEETESFRRLRQKYLLYE from the coding sequence ATGCTCTTGCCGGCACTGTCGCTCTTCTCGCAATCGCCCCAACCCGTGCGCACCGGTTTGGATCAGGTCGTGGCCGACAGTTTTCGTGTCTTCCAGGGCAAGCGCGTCGGCCTGATTACCAATCAAACCGGCGTCGATCGTTCCGGCCGCCACATTGCGGATCTTTTTCATCAAGCCGCGGGTGTGAAGCTGGTGGCGCTTTTCGGTCCAGAGCATGGCATTCGCGGCGATGCCGAAGCGGGAGCGCAGGTCGGCAGCTACACAGATTCCGCCACCGGCGTTCCCGTCTACAGCCTCTATGGCGCGCACAACCGGCCCACGCCGGAAATGCTCGCTGATCTCGATGCCCTGGTTTTCGATATTCAAGATGTTGGCGCACGGTTCTATACCTACATCAGCACCATGGCACTGGCGCTGGCCGCGGCGGCGCAAGCAGACCTGGAGTTCTATGTGCTCGACCGGCCCAATCCGCTGGGCGACCGGGTAGAAGGCCCGGTTCTCGCGGCCGAGCATCGTTCTTTTGTCGGCATTCATCCGATCGCGCTGCAACACGGCATGACGGTGGGCGAGTTGGCGCGCCTGTTTTGGGGAGAAGATTGGATTGCGGCTGTACAAGACAGCGGCGGGTCCCAGTCGCCGGCGTGGTCCAAACTGCAGGTGATTCCAGTGGCGAATTGGCGGCGGCAGCAAGTGTATTCTGCCACCGGACTGGCCTGGATTCCGCCCTCGCCGAACATGCCGACCGCCGCGACTGCTTTGTTGTATCCCGGTGTATGCCTGCTGGAAGCCACCAACGTCTCCGAGGGCCGCGGCACCGCGGCGCCGTTTTCGTTGATCGGCGCGCCCTGGCTCGATGCCGAGGCACTCGCGCTGCGACTGCAAAACGCCGTCGCAGGCATTGCCCTGGAACCGGCAACGTTCGTGCCCGTAGACCTTCCCGGCAAAGCCATGAACCCGAAATATGAGGGCCAAACCTGCGCGGGGCTGGCGCTGCGGGTCACGGACCCGGAAAAGTTCGCCGCGGTCAAATTTGGCGTGGCACTGCTGCACAGCCTGCATCAGCTTCATCCGGCGGAGTTCCGCATGCGCGCTGACGGCATGGCGCGGCTGGCAGGCGTGCGCTGGCTGCAGGAGATGATCGAGGCCAATGCGCCACTCACCGAGATTTGGCAGCGCCTGGAGGAAGAGACAGAGAGCTTTCGCCGGCTGCGGCAGAAGTATTTGTTGTATGAATGA
- a CDS encoding PP2C family protein-serine/threonine phosphatase, whose product MSNTTLRHTPFWHLWQLLAPRAADYGKEFDAEIRRLGVLGLQFATVVAILLPSAAFCIEVAFWYFERPYSWVQLLVNNLENLAIVIVGVSGLALSRTSFGRTVPNVVVIICIFVAEAIATFANILQGNAAYPPFIISLLILTAVVPLRAIAVAAIGLLMIVSNFVMNLFMSGPEIRFTEVLTAIPLSFYLTITLVCTGLTTMIYQLRLRNFQNLQALRESQARLQKELAVASVIQMHSLPRRNPVVPGLSVAGACLSATEIGGDYYDYLEFGEGKLGILVGDVSGKGTSAALYMSKLQGIVHALDHLQQSPVQLLATVNDLLFGSIERNSFITLTYALFDLRARCVRMSRAGHNATLYCKNGSASFLAPPGVGLGLSPRQHFERFLQELVVPLQAQEVLVFYTDGVTDARNLSGEEYGEDRLAETVTANLSLDARALCQRIMEEVKKFIGYAKQHDDMTVLVAKVE is encoded by the coding sequence ATGTCGAATACCACGCTTCGTCATACTCCATTCTGGCACCTTTGGCAATTGCTCGCCCCGCGTGCGGCCGATTACGGCAAAGAGTTCGATGCGGAAATCCGGCGCCTCGGTGTGCTCGGTTTGCAGTTCGCCACTGTCGTCGCCATCCTGTTGCCGAGCGCCGCTTTCTGCATCGAGGTGGCCTTTTGGTATTTCGAGCGGCCCTACAGTTGGGTACAACTGCTCGTCAACAATCTCGAGAACCTGGCGATCGTCATCGTCGGCGTTTCCGGGCTGGCGCTCTCGCGCACCAGCTTTGGCCGCACCGTGCCCAATGTCGTGGTGATCATCTGCATCTTCGTGGCGGAAGCGATCGCCACCTTTGCCAACATCCTGCAGGGCAATGCGGCTTATCCGCCCTTCATCATCTCCTTGCTCATTCTCACCGCGGTGGTGCCGTTGCGTGCCATTGCCGTCGCCGCGATCGGCCTGCTCATGATCGTTTCCAATTTCGTGATGAACCTGTTCATGAGCGGTCCGGAAATCCGTTTCACCGAGGTGCTGACCGCCATACCTCTGTCCTTCTACCTGACCATCACGCTGGTCTGCACCGGCCTGACGACCATGATTTACCAGTTGCGGCTGCGCAATTTCCAAAACCTGCAGGCGCTGCGGGAATCGCAGGCGCGGCTGCAGAAGGAACTAGCGGTCGCGAGCGTGATTCAAATGCACTCGCTGCCGCGCCGCAATCCCGTGGTGCCAGGCCTGTCGGTGGCGGGCGCGTGCTTGAGTGCCACGGAAATCGGCGGGGATTACTATGACTACTTGGAATTCGGTGAGGGCAAACTCGGCATTTTGGTGGGCGATGTCTCCGGCAAAGGCACTTCCGCCGCGCTTTACATGAGCAAGCTGCAGGGCATTGTGCACGCGCTCGATCACCTGCAGCAATCTCCCGTGCAGTTGCTCGCGACGGTCAATGATCTGCTGTTCGGCAGCATCGAACGCAATTCCTTCATCACGCTGACCTATGCGCTGTTCGATCTGCGCGCGCGCTGCGTGCGCATGAGCCGCGCCGGCCACAATGCCACACTCTACTGCAAGAACGGATCCGCCAGTTTCCTGGCGCCGCCGGGCGTGGGATTGGGCTTATCACCGCGCCAGCATTTCGAGCGCTTCCTGCAGGAACTGGTTGTACCGCTGCAAGCGCAGGAGGTGCTGGTGTTCTACACCGACGGCGTCACCGATGCCCGCAATCTCAGCGGCGAGGAATATGGTGAAGACCGCCTCGCCGAAACCGTCACCGCCAATCTCAGCCTCGATGCCCGTGCCCTATGCCAGCGTATCATGGAGGAAGTGAAAAAATTCATCGGCTATGCCAAGCAACATGATGACATGACGGTGTTGGTTGCCAAAGTGGAATAG
- a CDS encoding DUF6044 family protein, with protein MPLLLYLLPLFVLQQEAYLRIPDNLDSDLVHRLVLSRSGTALSFDPAARVESFMGGLPRACLPSGWNVLVWLFLLFEPFTAYLLNELFIRVIAFGGMYRLLRRPLLARQGVDPWLAAGVALCFAILPFFPTHGLSIAGQPLVLAAFLRLRRGPDRLCDYLCLALFPFYSSLILAGVFVLVLLTALFLRDLMRQRRPNLRFARGLVLLAIVYAGVEWQMLQQFLFDPQFVSHRVEFNLTLWSQSWEQVKQNIGANLLAGHLHAATVSRLILLAILPLALLASALRRTLPKLLLQLAAAIAALAVFAGLYQWQGLLPLREELALLRSFQFDRFYVLQPMLWYLLLAVCLAQISPAIKPAPALGRMLAYVLLLAQANAIWPESLTQDRFYSRHPKFAAYTPNYREFYSEELFQEIAQFIGRPQSAYRVICVGFHPAVAQFNGFYTLDGYAYNYPLEYKHRFRRLIAGELDKAPALEAYFDGWGNRCYALVAEAEGRKVNDLQFDLAALREMGGEFILSDLEIGNAQALGLELQRVFEHQDSPWRIHLYRVAGSRAGAMSPQNLCLPFR; from the coding sequence GTGCCACTCCTGCTTTATCTCCTGCCGCTCTTCGTGCTGCAGCAGGAAGCCTACCTCCGCATTCCCGACAATCTCGACAGTGATTTGGTGCATCGCCTCGTGCTCAGCCGCAGCGGCACGGCCCTCAGCTTCGATCCCGCCGCCCGCGTCGAAAGTTTCATGGGAGGCCTGCCGCGCGCCTGCCTCCCCAGCGGCTGGAATGTGCTCGTTTGGCTGTTCCTGCTGTTCGAGCCGTTCACCGCTTATCTGCTCAACGAGCTGTTCATTCGCGTGATTGCCTTCGGCGGCATGTATCGCTTGTTGCGGCGGCCGCTGCTGGCGCGCCAGGGGGTCGATCCCTGGCTCGCGGCCGGCGTCGCCTTATGCTTCGCGATCTTGCCGTTTTTTCCCACTCATGGTTTGAGCATTGCCGGCCAACCGCTGGTGCTGGCCGCATTTCTGCGCTTGCGCCGCGGGCCGGACCGCCTCTGCGATTACCTGTGCCTTGCGCTGTTTCCGTTCTATTCGTCGTTGATCCTGGCCGGCGTGTTTGTGCTGGTGCTGCTGACTGCTCTCTTCCTGCGCGATCTCATGCGCCAGCGGCGCCCCAACCTGCGGTTTGCCCGCGGCCTCGTGCTGCTCGCCATCGTCTATGCCGGCGTCGAATGGCAGATGCTGCAGCAGTTTCTTTTTGATCCGCAATTCGTTTCGCATCGGGTGGAATTCAACCTCACACTGTGGAGCCAGAGCTGGGAGCAGGTGAAGCAAAATATTGGTGCCAACCTGCTGGCGGGGCATTTGCATGCGGCTACGGTTTCCCGGCTCATTCTGCTGGCGATACTGCCGCTGGCGTTGCTGGCCAGTGCGCTGAGGCGAACCTTGCCAAAGTTGCTGCTGCAGCTCGCTGCGGCGATTGCAGCCCTCGCCGTGTTTGCCGGCTTGTACCAATGGCAGGGATTGCTTCCGCTCAGGGAAGAACTCGCGCTGTTGCGCAGCTTTCAGTTCGACCGCTTTTATGTCTTGCAGCCGATGCTGTGGTATCTTCTCCTGGCGGTCTGTCTGGCGCAGATCTCCCCCGCGATCAAACCCGCGCCGGCGCTGGGCCGCATGCTGGCATATGTGCTGCTCCTGGCGCAGGCGAATGCCATCTGGCCGGAGAGTTTGACGCAGGATCGGTTCTACAGCCGGCATCCCAAATTCGCCGCGTACACGCCCAACTATCGCGAATTCTATTCGGAGGAATTGTTTCAGGAGATTGCGCAGTTCATCGGCAGGCCGCAGTCCGCTTATCGGGTCATCTGTGTGGGCTTTCATCCTGCGGTGGCACAATTCAACGGATTCTACACGCTGGACGGCTACGCCTACAACTACCCGCTCGAGTACAAACATCGCTTCCGCCGCCTCATTGCCGGTGAGTTGGATAAGGCGCCCGCGCTCGAAGCCTATTTTGACGGCTGGGGCAATCGCTGTTACGCTTTGGTGGCGGAGGCAGAAGGGAGGAAGGTCAACGATCTGCAATTCGACCTCGCGGCCTTGCGGGAGATGGGCGGAGAGTTCATTCTCTCTGATCTCGAAATCGGCAATGCGCAAGCGCTTGGCCTGGAGCTGCAGCGGGTGTTCGAACATCAGGATTCGCCCTGGCGCATTCATCTCTATCGCGTGGCCGGCAGCCGCGCCGGCGCGATGTCACCGCAAAATCTTTGCTTGCCGTTTCGTTGA
- a CDS encoding type II toxin-antitoxin system Phd/YefM family antitoxin produces the protein MKKVALSEVKDHLSEYLRVAEKEHVVITRHGKPAGILVGFKSEDDWFEFKLENDPRFLKRISAARSSLRAGKGTRLEELSKK, from the coding sequence ATGAAAAAAGTGGCTCTTTCCGAAGTCAAGGATCATTTGTCCGAGTATCTGCGTGTGGCAGAGAAAGAACATGTTGTAATAACGCGCCATGGGAAACCCGCGGGCATATTGGTGGGATTCAAGTCAGAAGATGACTGGTTTGAATTTAAACTGGAGAATGATCCGAGATTCTTGAAGCGCATCTCCGCGGCGCGAAGCAGTTTACGAGCGGGAAAAGGTACGCGCCTGGAAGAGCTTTCGAAAAAGTGA
- a CDS encoding oligosaccharide flippase family protein, translating to MDLARNSLIAFGGRAASYALMALGSLLLARLLGPHARGEYALLNSSASIVAMLLTFGLGTSNAVFASQGKIPAKTLFLHSLLLGTLAGGLLVALIWQWAPAFAAMFLGDSPAGHVRLIACAVPFYILFNCMLGLAQGLHRFTLYSQANILRALLFLVTFLALFWLGWREVTAGLWAFVISFAAAAVLLIVLLFPARSETLSLDASAFEHQLGFGWKIYLAELFTFLLYRLDLVLVGYFWEATQAGFYSIIGLFAESLWFIAGSVGVVLLPSSGARQPEEMRELAPRAVRLVFLLTSLTVSLLWQVDHLVIKAVFGERFLPAVLPLHLSYLGIVAMSINKVIASYALGRGQAQWNTTVSFIGLSTNLALNFWLIPRWGAAGAALAMSLSYSLMAILMVGWFNRFAGVALSKMFILQPDDWRFGRDKLEWVLNKLTAK from the coding sequence GTGGACCTTGCCCGCAACAGTCTGATTGCCTTTGGTGGCCGCGCCGCCTCCTATGCCTTGATGGCCTTGGGCAGTCTGCTGCTCGCCCGCCTGCTCGGGCCGCACGCGCGCGGTGAATACGCCCTGCTCAATTCCTCCGCCAGCATCGTGGCGATGCTGCTGACTTTCGGCCTCGGCACGTCCAACGCCGTGTTTGCGAGCCAGGGCAAAATTCCCGCCAAAACGCTTTTCCTGCACTCGTTGCTCTTGGGCACGCTGGCCGGCGGCCTCCTGGTCGCCTTGATCTGGCAGTGGGCACCGGCTTTTGCGGCCATGTTCCTGGGCGATTCGCCGGCCGGCCACGTTCGCCTCATTGCCTGCGCGGTGCCATTCTACATTCTCTTCAATTGCATGCTGGGACTCGCGCAGGGCCTGCACCGCTTCACCCTTTACAGCCAGGCCAATATCCTGCGTGCGCTGCTGTTCCTGGTGACTTTTCTCGCGCTCTTTTGGCTGGGCTGGCGCGAGGTCACGGCCGGCTTGTGGGCCTTTGTCATCAGCTTTGCCGCCGCGGCGGTGCTGTTGATCGTGCTGTTGTTTCCCGCACGCAGCGAAACGCTGTCCTTGGATGCCAGCGCGTTCGAACATCAACTCGGCTTCGGCTGGAAGATCTATCTCGCCGAATTGTTCACGTTTCTGCTTTATCGCCTGGACCTGGTATTGGTGGGCTACTTTTGGGAGGCCACACAAGCCGGGTTCTATTCCATCATCGGACTCTTTGCCGAAAGCTTGTGGTTCATCGCCGGCAGCGTGGGCGTGGTGCTGCTGCCGTCATCAGGAGCACGGCAGCCTGAGGAGATGCGCGAGCTCGCTCCGCGCGCAGTACGTCTGGTGTTTCTGCTCACCAGTTTGACGGTGTCGCTGCTGTGGCAAGTCGATCATCTCGTGATCAAAGCCGTCTTCGGCGAGCGATTTCTGCCGGCAGTGCTGCCGCTGCATCTGAGCTATCTCGGCATCGTCGCGATGAGCATCAACAAAGTGATTGCGAGCTATGCGCTCGGCCGCGGCCAGGCGCAATGGAATACCACGGTGAGCTTCATCGGTCTGTCCACCAACCTTGCCTTGAATTTCTGGCTGATTCCCCGCTGGGGCGCGGCCGGCGCGGCCTTGGCCATGAGCCTGAGTTACAGTCTGATGGCGATTTTGATGGTGGGCTGGTTCAATCGCTTCGCCGGTGTCGCGCTGAGCAAAATGTTCATCCTGCAACCCGATGATTGGCGCTTCGGCCGCGACAAGCTGGAATGGGTCTTGAATAAATTGACGGCCAAGTGA
- a CDS encoding D-glucuronyl C5-epimerase family protein yields the protein MPSSSPSRDARLSAANAGHTPRQTAEASKPAPAATQLGPYPVTLDRIFAAILRREFGPSDAAGLPLVDYDHLFARHGIKSSGKIGLHYTPVTLAFFGLGHFARWHQQKARASEHWFRLAADWLVENQVNTRATGGVWLHRFPMPHLPPLIEYVPGAWISAMAQGLGASVLIRAFQASGSKQYLQAAHASLLPCKFALTEGGVACALPEARLFLEEFPAAPPLHVLNGAQFALLGLAEFLRCHEDEELAVIYTRACAGLLALLPQFDRGFGSLYDLRRRQIANAEYHELHVQLLLALGELAQSSELLETGRRWRAYSRFPAKRMQHWLAERSWALRRRLRLGEAR from the coding sequence ATGCCCTCCTCAAGCCCATCCCGCGACGCGAGGCTGTCGGCAGCCAATGCCGGCCACACGCCTCGACAAACTGCAGAGGCAAGCAAGCCCGCGCCGGCCGCCACGCAGCTCGGACCTTATCCCGTGACGTTGGATCGCATCTTTGCCGCGATCCTGCGCCGGGAATTCGGGCCCAGCGATGCCGCCGGATTGCCGCTGGTGGACTATGATCACTTGTTTGCGCGCCACGGTATCAAATCTTCCGGCAAGATCGGATTGCATTACACGCCGGTGACGCTGGCATTTTTCGGCCTCGGCCATTTTGCCCGCTGGCACCAGCAGAAAGCCCGGGCTTCAGAGCATTGGTTTCGCCTGGCCGCCGATTGGCTGGTGGAGAATCAAGTCAACACCCGCGCCACCGGCGGGGTGTGGCTGCATCGCTTTCCCATGCCGCACTTGCCGCCGTTGATCGAGTACGTTCCGGGCGCGTGGATCAGCGCCATGGCGCAAGGCCTGGGCGCCTCGGTGCTAATCCGCGCTTTTCAAGCGAGTGGAAGTAAACAGTATCTGCAAGCGGCACACGCCAGCCTGCTGCCCTGCAAATTCGCGCTGACCGAGGGCGGCGTTGCCTGTGCATTGCCCGAGGCCCGGCTGTTTCTGGAGGAATTCCCGGCTGCGCCACCATTGCATGTGTTGAATGGCGCCCAGTTCGCGCTGCTCGGTCTGGCAGAGTTCCTGCGCTGCCATGAAGACGAGGAGTTGGCGGTGATATACACGCGCGCCTGCGCCGGGCTGCTTGCGCTGCTTCCACAATTCGATCGGGGATTTGGCAGTCTCTACGATTTGCGCCGCCGGCAAATCGCCAATGCCGAATATCATGAATTGCATGTTCAGCTTCTGCTGGCGCTGGGCGAGTTGGCGCAGAGCAGCGAATTGCTCGAGACCGGCCGGCGCTGGCGCGCGTATTCGCGTTTTCCTGCCAAGCGAATGCAACACTGGCTGGCCGAGCGGAGCTGGGCGCTCCGGCGCCGTCTGCGCCTCGGCGAGGCGAGATGA
- a CDS encoding glycosyltransferase gives MKRVLVIAYYFPPLGGGGTQRTLKFVRYLPEFGWQPHLLTVRQAHHLVQDESLLPEIPRDLPITATSAMLPARFLRKTTGHRPGMAREGGKPWLRLLAWLKNLAFTCAFIPDEYAGWVPAAVAAGRRLLQQDDYALIYSTGPPNSTHVIAWQLSRRTGVPWVADLRDLWDQYPDSYNPWRWRWRAKLDDWLERKVLGGATHLVAVSEEMHRHLLQKRVAARPEKITVITNGFDPADFAALPPPAHSHCFTVVHSGTLFPWRSIRPFLAAWQRLPQPELLRLELLGIVPESDCRVIQASGLAAQIERKEYLPYRETLRHLINADALLLLIGRQPHAANVLTSKLFDYIGAQRPILALGPAGAARQLIETENLGVVLAEEDTPAIAAVLADWLKQKSLGRLHGGAGAYTKYHRRELTAQLVGVFDSCTLVPHNPAANLPASI, from the coding sequence ATGAAGCGCGTGCTCGTCATCGCATACTACTTTCCGCCCTTGGGCGGCGGCGGCACACAACGCACGCTCAAATTCGTGCGCTATCTACCCGAGTTTGGCTGGCAGCCGCATCTGCTCACTGTGCGGCAGGCGCATCATCTCGTGCAGGACGAGTCGCTGCTGCCAGAGATTCCGCGTGATTTGCCCATTACCGCCACCTCTGCCATGCTGCCCGCGCGTTTTCTGCGCAAAACCACCGGCCACCGGCCGGGCATGGCGCGCGAGGGCGGCAAACCGTGGCTGCGCCTGCTGGCTTGGTTGAAGAATTTGGCTTTCACCTGCGCTTTCATTCCTGATGAATATGCCGGCTGGGTGCCGGCAGCAGTGGCGGCCGGCAGGCGCTTGCTGCAGCAAGATGACTATGCGCTGATCTATTCCACCGGCCCGCCCAATTCCACGCACGTAATTGCCTGGCAATTGTCCCGGCGCACCGGCGTGCCGTGGGTGGCGGACTTGCGCGATTTGTGGGATCAGTATCCCGACAGCTACAATCCCTGGCGCTGGCGTTGGCGCGCCAAGCTCGATGATTGGCTCGAAAGAAAAGTGCTGGGAGGGGCCACGCACCTGGTGGCCGTCTCGGAAGAAATGCACCGGCATTTGTTGCAGAAGCGAGTGGCGGCACGGCCGGAGAAAATCACCGTCATTACCAACGGCTTTGATCCCGCGGATTTCGCGGCCTTGCCTCCGCCTGCTCACTCGCATTGCTTCACCGTGGTGCACAGCGGCACGCTCTTCCCGTGGCGGAGCATTCGCCCATTTCTCGCGGCGTGGCAGCGCCTGCCGCAGCCGGAACTGCTGCGCCTCGAGTTGCTCGGCATTGTGCCGGAGTCCGACTGCCGGGTAATTCAAGCCAGCGGCTTGGCAGCGCAAATCGAGAGGAAGGAGTATTTGCCTTACCGCGAGACGCTGCGCCACCTCATCAATGCCGATGCCTTGTTGCTGCTCATCGGCCGGCAGCCGCATGCCGCCAATGTGCTCACCAGCAAGCTATTTGACTATATCGGCGCGCAACGGCCGATCCTGGCACTTGGCCCGGCCGGCGCGGCACGCCAGTTGATTGAAACCGAAAACCTCGGTGTTGTGCTGGCTGAAGAGGACACACCTGCCATTGCCGCGGTCCTGGCCGATTGGCTGAAACAGAAATCACTGGGCCGCCTGCACGGCGGTGCCGGCGCGTACACGAAATATCACCGCCGGGAATTGACCGCGCAGCTCGTCGGCGTTTTTGATTCTTGCACCCTGGTGCCGCACAACCCCGCAGCGAATCTGCCGGCTTCGATTTGA
- a CDS encoding glycosyltransferase family 2 protein, which produces MKPTPEAVAQTNLWVIILHWNNEADTAACVESLLHNRVENARLTLLVVDNGTRDDLPRRWQARFDERVKFLRLADNLGYAGGNNHGIRLALAQGAGLILLLNNDTTMPVDFLANFIAAAQRHPAAGIFGCKIFYAEPDDRLWYAGGSLQPWLGRTRHFGLGRRDRPRFQQEREVDFVTGCAMLVRPQVFTKIGLLDETLFLYYEDADFCQRARRAGIRMRYVPAAMLRHKVGAGAGRNLTSRYLYYQTRNRYWVMQRGRGRLFRAWLLFLHFFVYSGWRLLYVGLRGARPRLPLMAAIWQGCCDGQQRFKSQPDSRSRLKPTC; this is translated from the coding sequence ATGAAGCCCACGCCGGAGGCAGTCGCCCAGACGAACCTGTGGGTCATCATTCTTCATTGGAACAATGAAGCGGACACGGCCGCCTGCGTGGAATCGCTGCTGCACAACCGTGTGGAGAATGCTCGATTGACGTTGCTGGTGGTGGACAACGGCACGCGCGATGATTTGCCCCGGCGCTGGCAAGCGCGTTTTGATGAACGCGTGAAATTCTTGAGGCTGGCGGACAACCTCGGCTATGCCGGCGGCAACAATCACGGCATTCGGCTGGCGCTGGCGCAGGGCGCAGGTTTGATCTTGTTGCTCAACAACGACACCACCATGCCGGTTGATTTTTTGGCGAATTTCATCGCTGCCGCACAACGCCATCCCGCGGCCGGCATCTTCGGCTGCAAGATCTTTTATGCCGAGCCTGACGACCGCTTGTGGTACGCCGGCGGCAGTCTACAGCCATGGCTGGGCCGCACGCGCCACTTTGGTTTGGGCCGCCGCGACCGTCCGCGTTTTCAGCAGGAGAGGGAGGTGGATTTCGTCACCGGCTGCGCGATGCTCGTACGGCCGCAGGTCTTCACAAAAATTGGGTTGCTCGATGAAACACTTTTTTTGTATTATGAGGATGCTGATTTTTGCCAGCGCGCGCGCCGCGCCGGAATTCGGATGCGCTATGTGCCCGCGGCGATGCTCCGGCACAAAGTGGGCGCGGGCGCAGGCAGGAATTTGACGTCGCGTTATCTGTACTATCAGACCCGCAATCGCTATTGGGTCATGCAGCGCGGCCGCGGCCGGCTGTTCCGCGCCTGGTTGCTGTTCTTGCATTTTTTCGTTTACAGCGGTTGGAGACTGCTGTATGTCGGGTTGCGCGGCGCGCGGCCGCGCTTGCCGCTGATGGCCGCCATTTGGCAGGGTTGCTGTGACGGGCAGCAGCGATTCAAATCGCAGCCTGATAGCAGAAGTCGGCTCAAGCCGACTTGTTAG
- a CDS encoding glycosyltransferase family 4 protein — MKILFLTSRAPYPPLGGDRLRALHFIKALSQQHQVTLLTFAASPAEAEALRPIAKYVERFETVVLEARRSYLNCLLGLFSRTPLQVHYYRSAAMRRLIRASLQRERFDLIFVHLVRMADYIHDLDGLPKIMDLTDALSLNYERSAAVHDSRPLTAYNLAQRVETRRIRAYEARVVDWFDCNLLISPVDRDYLSRFAAAEKVRVIGPVVDLGYFHFYDGPHDPNTIVFMGKMSTFPNQDAVLYFHREIFPLLRQRLPHLRLNIVGVEPSAEILALRQHPGVTVTGYVPDVRPHLQQAVLSICPMRTGAGAKNKVLESMAVGTPVVATALGVEGIALRPGHDALLADSPEAFAAAITRLVGNAALRRQLARNGRALVAEKYSWELVLAQLNELVESLNGRAPKQRCSQEDAIAKLPPR, encoded by the coding sequence ATGAAGATTCTTTTCCTCACCTCGCGCGCACCCTACCCACCGCTTGGCGGCGACCGCCTGCGCGCTTTGCATTTCATCAAGGCGCTGTCGCAGCAACATCAAGTCACCTTGCTCACTTTTGCCGCCTCCCCGGCCGAGGCGGAAGCCTTGCGCCCAATCGCCAAATACGTCGAACGCTTCGAAACCGTGGTCCTGGAGGCGCGGCGTTCCTATCTCAATTGCCTGCTCGGCCTGTTTTCCCGTACCCCGCTGCAAGTGCATTACTACCGCTCCGCTGCCATGCGCCGGTTGATTCGCGCCAGTCTGCAGCGCGAACGGTTCGATCTCATCTTCGTACATCTCGTGCGCATGGCAGATTACATTCATGATCTTGACGGCCTGCCCAAGATCATGGACCTCACCGATGCGCTCAGTCTGAATTACGAACGCAGCGCCGCCGTTCACGACAGCCGGCCACTCACCGCCTACAATCTCGCGCAGCGCGTGGAGACCCGCCGCATTCGCGCGTACGAAGCGCGCGTGGTGGACTGGTTCGATTGCAATCTTTTGATCTCGCCGGTGGACCGCGATTACCTGAGCCGGTTTGCCGCCGCGGAAAAGGTGCGCGTCATCGGGCCAGTGGTCGATCTCGGCTATTTTCATTTCTATGACGGCCCGCATGATCCCAACACCATCGTGTTCATGGGCAAAATGAGCACGTTTCCCAACCAGGATGCCGTGCTCTACTTTCACCGCGAAATCTTTCCGTTGCTGCGGCAGCGGCTGCCGCATCTGCGCCTCAACATCGTGGGCGTCGAGCCGAGCGCAGAAATCCTGGCATTGCGCCAGCATCCTGGCGTGACCGTGACCGGTTACGTGCCGGATGTCCGGCCGCATCTGCAACAAGCCGTGCTTTCCATCTGCCCAATGCGCACCGGCGCCGGCGCCAAAAACAAAGTGCTGGAATCCATGGCAGTAGGCACGCCGGTGGTGGCAACTGCGCTGGGAGTCGAGGGTATTGCGTTGCGGCCCGGCCACGACGCTTTGCTTGCGGATTCACCGGAAGCCTTTGCCGCAGCGATTACCAGACTGGTGGGAAACGCGGCACTGCGCCGCCAACTCGCGCGCAACGGCCGCGCCTTGGTCGCGGAAAAATACAGTTGGGAGCTGGTGCTGGCGCAGTTGAATGAGTTGGTCGAATCCCTCAACGGCCGTGCTCCGAAACAGAGATGCTCCCAAGAAGATGCAATTGCCAAGCTCCCGCCCAGATGA